Proteins encoded by one window of Lutibacter sp. A64:
- a CDS encoding GH92 family glycosyl hydrolase has protein sequence MKKNIIFTLVSFCIVFTMQAQEPVDYVNPIIGTSNFGATFPGPIAPRGMASISPFNVAGPANLPLEKDSRWLSNPYVHENTFLTGFSQVNLSGVGCPDLGVLLLMPTTGELETDHLKYGSTYSNEISKAGYYSSEIDKYNVKAEFTTSKRVGVSKFTFQKGQSNILLNLGLGLTNEQGAMVQVVSSTEIEGMRSVGSFCYNSPEAAYPVYFVAKFSKPADKFGVWKKPTTYKGVEAQWMGYNGKTRLMDASTKMVAGDSIGTYFSYNFDKIETVEVKIGVSYVSIENARENLEKETSNKTFNDIYKETYNEWNTLLSRIKVEGGSTNDKTVFYTALYHTLIHPNTLNDFNGEYPEIKTGKIGKTDGTRFTVFSLWDTYRNVHQLLSLVYPQQQSNMIQSMLDMYDENGWLPKWELNSTETFTMVGDPASIVITDTYLKGIQDFDVEKAYNAMLKSAEQIENNPVRPGLKDYIEKGYLTTDNGGSVSTTQEYNAADYSIALLAKELGKTADYECYKNRSISYRKLFDKNIDLLRPRLSNGNWYEPFDPNDGANFTENVGFIEGNAWQYAFMVPHDILGLKKLMGGNKAFTNQLQKVFDDNQFDMANEPDIAYPFLFNYVKGEEWRSQKTVEALVKKYFKNTSDGIPGNDDTGTMSTWVVYAMMGVYPIAPGEPKYTITKPLFDKITIQLDSKYYKNSELVIEKETNNNGYINQILLNGKKHKSYFINHNELVNGNSLKVILK, from the coding sequence ATGAAGAAAAATATAATTTTTACACTAGTGAGTTTTTGTATTGTGTTTACAATGCAAGCTCAAGAGCCAGTCGATTATGTAAATCCGATTATTGGAACTTCTAATTTTGGAGCAACTTTTCCAGGTCCAATTGCACCTAGAGGAATGGCTAGTATAAGTCCGTTTAATGTTGCTGGTCCAGCAAATTTACCGTTGGAAAAAGATAGCCGTTGGTTGTCTAATCCCTACGTACACGAAAATACTTTTTTAACAGGGTTTAGTCAAGTTAACTTAAGCGGTGTTGGTTGTCCAGATTTGGGTGTTTTATTATTAATGCCAACAACGGGAGAACTTGAAACCGATCATTTAAAATATGGTTCTACGTATTCAAATGAAATTTCAAAAGCAGGATATTACAGTTCAGAAATTGATAAATATAATGTAAAAGCCGAGTTTACAACTTCTAAAAGGGTTGGTGTAAGTAAATTTACATTTCAAAAAGGGCAATCTAATATTTTATTGAATTTAGGTTTAGGGTTAACTAACGAACAAGGGGCTATGGTACAAGTGGTTTCTTCAACAGAAATTGAAGGAATGCGTTCTGTGGGTTCATTTTGTTACAACAGTCCAGAAGCTGCATATCCAGTTTATTTTGTAGCTAAATTTTCTAAACCAGCAGATAAATTTGGTGTTTGGAAAAAACCTACTACTTACAAAGGTGTAGAAGCACAATGGATGGGTTATAATGGTAAAACTAGGCTAATGGATGCTTCAACAAAAATGGTTGCTGGAGATAGTATTGGAACTTATTTTAGTTACAATTTTGATAAAATTGAAACTGTTGAAGTTAAAATAGGTGTAAGTTATGTAAGTATAGAAAATGCACGCGAAAATCTTGAAAAAGAAACGTCGAATAAAACATTTAATGATATTTATAAAGAAACTTATAACGAGTGGAATACATTACTTTCTAGAATTAAGGTTGAAGGCGGTTCAACAAATGATAAAACAGTTTTTTACACCGCTTTGTATCATACTTTAATTCACCCAAACACATTAAACGATTTTAATGGTGAATATCCTGAAATTAAAACAGGTAAAATAGGGAAAACCGATGGTACACGTTTTACTGTTTTTTCGTTATGGGATACTTATAGAAATGTACATCAATTATTGTCATTAGTCTATCCACAACAACAGTCTAATATGATACAAAGTATGTTAGATATGTACGATGAAAATGGGTGGTTACCAAAATGGGAATTAAATTCTACAGAAACATTTACTATGGTTGGAGATCCAGCAAGTATTGTAATTACAGATACATATTTAAAGGGGATTCAAGATTTTGATGTAGAAAAGGCATATAATGCAATGCTAAAAAGTGCTGAACAGATTGAAAATAATCCAGTACGTCCGGGACTGAAAGATTATATTGAAAAAGGCTATTTAACAACCGATAATGGTGGGTCTGTTTCAACTACACAAGAATACAATGCAGCCGATTATTCTATAGCGTTATTAGCAAAAGAATTAGGTAAAACAGCTGATTATGAGTGTTATAAAAATCGCTCAATTTCTTACAGAAAACTGTTTGATAAAAATATAGATTTATTAAGACCAAGATTAAGTAATGGTAATTGGTACGAACCTTTTGATCCTAACGATGGAGCTAACTTTACAGAGAATGTCGGTTTTATCGAGGGAAATGCTTGGCAATATGCTTTTATGGTTCCACATGATATTTTAGGACTTAAAAAATTAATGGGAGGTAATAAAGCATTTACCAATCAATTGCAAAAAGTTTTTGACGATAATCAATTTGATATGGCAAATGAGCCAGATATAGCCTACCCATTTTTATTTAATTATGTAAAAGGTGAGGAATGGAGAAGCCAGAAAACAGTTGAAGCATTAGTTAAAAAATATTTTAAAAACACATCTGATGGAATTCCTGGAAATGATGACACTGGAACCATGTCTACCTGGGTTGTGTATGCAATGATGGGTGTTTATCCAATTGCCCCAGGAGAACCTAAATACACCATTACAAAACCATTATTTGATAAGATAACGATTCAATTAGATTCAAAATATTATAAAAACAGTGAGCTGGTTATTGAAAAAGAAACAAATAATAACGGATATATAAATCAAATTTTATTAAACGGTAAAAAACATAAAAGCTATTTTATTAATCATAATGAATTGGTAAATGGAAACAGTTTAAAAGTTATTTTGAAATAA